TCCGCAATTGCAGCCAGTGTTGTGACGACCACGAATGTCAGTGCGGCAACCTGGCAATAGTGGAGCCACTTCTTGTCGTTGCCCAACAGGCACGACGACACGATCGTCGTGCCTCCCCCAATCACCAGCAGTATCCACAACAACAGCGGGACCTGGTTGCTGCGCTGCAGATCGCGCATATTCCTACGCTCAGCAAGATTGCCCATCGCATACTGAATATGGTCGATGCTGTTCACCGCAGCCGCATTCGCAGGCGCTGACGAAGCCAGAGCGGCCCACATCTTCGTCACCACATCGACAGCGGCGCGGTCCTCGCGGTTGGCCTGCATCGCCGGCCACTCTTGCTGCACGACTACGGTCTCGTACTCCCTTGCCAGCCTCTGAATCTCCTCCCTTTGTGGCGACGGCAGTCCACCCGCAAGCCGGTAAACATTCAGCATCGACGCCGCTTCCAGGTTTGCATCGATCTGGGCCGACCGAAATCCCTCCCAGACCGTATAAAGCATGAATCCAAGAATCACCCCATAGGTCGTTCCCAGAACACCCAGCTGCCAGGCCGTCACATCGTTTAGTACCTTACGGTTGCTGATCGGCCACAAATAGTTCAGGGCCGCCACCAGCAGCAGCGCACCGGCAATCGATGAACAGATCAGCAGAGTATTTTCGAGATAGCTCAACATCGGTCAGCCACCATCCATTTTTTTTGAAGCCAGATTACGCTTGGGCCCCACGAACTCGAAACGCTTTTTCCACGGCCTGTGCCTCTGTTACAGGCTCCGGTTCCCGCCCCACCCGTCTGCATCAGAACCATTTACACTGTTAATGGGTCGGATTGCGCCCCCACGAAGGACACAAGTTTTGTTCAACTCAGTCGTAGCAAAAGTCTTTGGTACCAGTAACGATCGCGCTGTTAAGCGCCTGATGCCTATCGTCTCCGAGATCAACTCTCTTGAGCCGGCGATGCAGGCCCTGACCGACGAACAGTTGCGCAACAAGACTGCCGAGTTTCGCGAGCGGATTCGCAAAGCCGTCGAAGCAGCCGGAGGATCGTACGGAAGTGGCAATGCCGCCATCACCGTCGCAGGGGCTTCCGATGACGATTCCCGAAAAGAAGATCAGGACCGCATCCAGGCTGCTGAAAAAGAAGCCCTCGACCAGATACTCCCAGAAGCCTTCGCCGTCGTCCGCGAGGCCGGCCGTCGCGTCGTCCAGATGCGTCACTTCGACGTGCAGCTTATCGGCGGCATCGTTCTGCACTCCGGCAAGATCTCCGAAATGAAGACCGGCGAAGGTAAGACCCTCGTCGCCACGCTTCCCTGCTACCTCAACGCCCTCGCCGGCCGCGGCGTCCACGTCGTCACCGTCAACGACTATCTCGCCAAGCGCGACGCCGAGTGGATGGGCAAGATCTACGGCTTCCTCGGTCTCTCCGTCGGCGTCATCGTCCATGACCTCGACGACGCCCAGCGCCGCGCCGCCTACGGCGCCGACATCACCTACGGCACCAACAACGAGTTCGGCTTCGACTACCTGCGCGACAACATGAAGTTCGAGATTGCCGACCAGGTCCAGCGTGGACACTACTACTGCATCGTCGACGAGGTCGACTCCATCCTCATCGACGAGGCCCGCACCCCGCTCATCATCTCCGGCCCCACCGACCAGACCACCGACAAGTACGCCCGCGTCAACGTCATCATTCCGCAGCTCGAGCAGGGCGAGCTGATCGAGACCCTCGAGACCAAGACCTGGACCGGCGACTTCGTCATCGACGAAAAGGCCCGCGCCATCACCGTCACCGACGAGGGCTGGGAGAAGATCGAGAAGCTCCTC
This region of Acidobacteriota bacterium genomic DNA includes:
- a CDS encoding DUF4239 domain-containing protein, with the translated sequence MLSYLENTLLICSSIAGALLLVAALNYLWPISNRKVLNDVTAWQLGVLGTTYGVILGFMLYTVWEGFRSAQIDANLEAASMLNVYRLAGGLPSPQREEIQRLAREYETVVVQQEWPAMQANREDRAAVDVVTKMWAALASSAPANAAAVNSIDHIQYAMGNLAERRNMRDLQRSNQVPLLLWILLVIGGGTTIVSSCLLGNDKKWLHYCQVAALTFVVVTTLAAIADLARPYDGTIAVHPEAFIHAVKVMDASTKQH